AAAGGCTTTGCATTATTGGCAGCTGGTCTCCTCTGTCTATGGACTTTGAGAGCTTCTGCAATTGCAAGCATGAACATGGGCCCGTTCTTACTGGCCAATGTCAATTAGGTCAAAAACATGCAAAATAATGCTTAACTCAGTGCACATGAACATCACTCAGCCTGtgatatttcaaagttcaaagtaaatttcattatTGGTGTAccatacatatgtcaccatataccaccccaagattcatttccctgtgagcatactcagcaaatgtATAGAATTGTATaccaacaggatcaatgaaagatcagccagagtgcagtagacaacaaattgtgcaaatgcaactataaataagtagcaataaataacgagaacatgagataatgagataaagagttcttaaagtgagatcattggttgtgggaacatttcaatgagggGGCAAGTGTGTAGTTACCCCttctattcaagagtctgatggttgaggggtcataactattcttgaacatggaggtgtgaggcctgaggctcttgtaccttctacctgatggcagcaatgagaagagcgcatgacctgggtggtggggatctctgatgatggatactgctttgttacaacaatgtttcatttagattgtactcgcaatgatgctacagggtactcgccctattatctgatgttcgggtgggaagcgaggttgcccattgacttgtgttttggtgctgaagtgggtgaattacccgtgaagccctatctaaagtatgtgtccgatatgAGTAGGGAGTTGCAgagggcgtacgagttggccgaggtggcggctaccaaacagaatcagaggaataagaggagatatgatcaaaaggtgaagtTTGCTCAATTATTCCCGGGTGACCGGGTCCTTTtatggaatttgggactccctggtaagcacaagttggcagatcgatgggcggccagcccctatgtaatagagagccagatgccgagtCTACCAGTTTACCAGGTGAAACCTGAGGacgggaatgggcctgtcaaggtgCTCCATCAGAATCACCTGCTGCCTCTGGGTGGataaggagccagagtgggagattgcgcctagtacaaggactctgcgagggctcGGAGCGAGGGAAGAGGTCGCTGCTGAAGAGCCGGGACGGGCCCTTAACCCGGGAATGGATACCGATTCAGAAGGTgatgactcagatgagtggcccctgttcccattcgctggcgctccagtaccaggagaggaggctcctggcccttcccatactgagttgggcgagaggagggaaggtgttgatggtcagatggagaggcagccaacttTGGGGGGGAGAGAAGGTGGAACCTGAACGTGAGCCAGGGGGTtctcaggtgagggggggggggaccccgtgggggagggggtgagggtctgacaGGTAGACATGGAGTGTCCGAGGCAGAGGGTTCTCAGGTGAGGTGGGAAccctgtgagggagggggtgagggtctgacaGGTAGACATGGAGTGTCCGAGGCAGAGGCTtcacaggtgaagagggagcccagtgagggAAAGGATGAGGGTCCGACAGGAGTGTCCCCCACGGGGTCTGAGGCAGAAGGGTCGGCAGAAGGGGTACGGagatctcagagaagtaggcgccCCCCGGAACGGTTAACATATGTGGTGGCAGGGGAactgagtgtgatttctactgctctgggtagttatgtcgctgctttctgcacctgggttgggttttgtgtgttgcaagaagcattggggaactctggtaatgtcatgagggcatgacatttgctggtggggagagaatgtacaatgtcctgtgtatgtcaatcaaaatggcttctttgttttgttaagagtaggaatgcttctttgtatgataggtgctttctctcgcagttgtttagctttagacttgctgatatcgggattgtattcatttgttgaccaatggggaatgttattttgtcttgtgggtctgggagcggggctttcgcggtcttttcaggggagttgggaggaagacgccgaggtaggtggacgtgcgctgcactgctcggtcgaccacccaggtggtcccaggtgcgaggacgtggaggtcggaggaaagtgacgaggggtcgaatggttcgatggttgagctccaatgatgtgcactaaactgactgaactttgataagttggcgccttttactttattttcttttcctttgtatatattgtattgcatagtactctttagttttagtaaaatctttaaagtgtattccattacggtatctggtgtgagtttgatatggtgtaTGTGCGcgtggcataaacttgattctcacagcacctgtgtgtacgggaggtggggttggtgagtggctggatctctttttcccctagacatataccagcctgttgggtaagtgttacatgtaTTTAATGGTTAGGAGGGATATACCTGTGAGTtattgggccaaatccactaccttttgtaggattttccattcaaaggcattagtgtttccatactaggcagtgttacaaccagtcaatatactctccactacacatctatagaagttagtcaaattCTCATATTCATTTTGAGATCCCAGTTTGATTTTAGAGATTACATTTAAATTCCAGGTTAATGGTCCAAACCCTGGAGGAATGTTGCAAGCTAAAGAACTTGAATCCTCCTGAAATTGGATTTAATGTATGGTATGAGGGTTTCTAAAATTGTTGAAATTGATGGTGATGGTGTTTCTGTTTTGTGCAGCTAACGACTGTGGTACTCCACCAGACGTGGAGAATGCGAACTACACTGTATCAGGCTACACAGTTGGGAACTGGACGTACTACACCTGTGATAATGGGTAAGCAGTGACTCTCCATTAGACCATATTACAACAGACGGCTGTTGAGATCGAGCCAttcggtatatttaaagaagTTCTTTTTTAGTCAGGtcatcaaaggttttggggagaaggcaggagaatggggtcgagaggaatattaaatcagccatgatgatgaaagagcagacttgatgggctgaatggcctaattatactcctatgtcttatggtcttatgttctaagTGTCTCCACACAAGTCAGCCGAGAGCTGCCTCGGGCTCTCCTACATCAAATTGTTATCCAGCTTATCTCCACCCTGCAGGACAGCTGCAGAGGGAGATAACTGGTGAGAAATCCAGCCCCATCTACCTCTGCTGGCTGGCTGACTTCCTGTATGCAGCTACCAATCAGATGAttttctctcccccacccacctcccttaccggagatctcccctcagctcaGAGTCGCCCCTCACTGCCCGTGGTGGTTTACAGGGAAGGGGCTGTGTCAGATCCCAGGAGTAAAACCAAGGAAAAGGAAGGTCCACCTCTCCCCCACCTCCACCGTGGATCTCTGCAGTCTGTGTATTGTCAGGGGGAGGCAGAATTTTCATCGTTTAGCACTGGACTTTATGAGTGACTACTGAGTGTGAATATGGGCTATCTGCAAGGAGTGGCCATTGCAAAGGGAACTGGGAGTGAACACTGAGGGTGATCATCGGGAGTGAACATTGGGGGATGACCGCTAAGGGTGTATCTGTAGTTAATTCCAGGTGGAGCCACTCCAAGCCGTCACTCCCTGGTGGTATAATAGAGTACAAAACAATAGAGCACAGGAACAATCCCTTCGGCCCATCATAGCTCTGCTGACACAGATGcgaatttaaactaatcccacctGCCTACACATGGTCCATGtgtctccattccctgcctgttgaTGCGCCTGTCCAACTGCTCTTAAACTTTGTGGTTTTAACGATTAACATCATCTGCTCACACAGCATGTTCCGGGCAGCCTccgctctgtgtaaaacaaaacttgCCCCACACGAGGAAAGAGTGGGCAATCTTGGGTTATTTTCTGTGCAGCATTCGAGACTGAAGGCtggcctgatagaggtttataagattatgagaggcattgattcgGTAGGTGGAGTCTTTTTTGCAGGgtagaatattgataatggctggggtcacccgtcttgtaaagacaccgtccaaaagaaggcaatggcaaccaTCTCTGTAGAACAATTTCTCAGGAATAATCGTGGACATTTGAACATGTGTGCCCACGTCATATATTTTCACACACTTAAATATACTAAGACCTGGCTGGTGGCGTattggcatcagcgctggactttgtgACAAAaggtcccgagtttgaatccagccggctcccctaCACGCTTTCTATCTGTGCTGGTGATCTCTTTGGAAACTCACTCAGCAGAAGGCAatgcaaaccactgctgtaacttgcctcgtACACGGTTCCCCACTGCGGTTCAgaaaggtgtggagggaaattgccCGCTAACCGGACAAACTCCAGATGCGACGTGCCTTTCCTTTCCTAAATATACTAAatatgctcactggaattcagtgaTTTATCgttatgtattgcaatggacTACTGCTgcgtaacaacaaatttcacaacacatacccagtgatattaaagctgatcctgattctgagtgGAGTTAGAGGGAATTATTTAGACTGGCATCGTAAACAGCACAGAagcaatgggttgaatggccttttCCTACGTCGGCCTAGTTCCACACAAGTGTCTCCAAAGCTGCCTCTACACACTCCTTTGGAGTTTAGAGTTTTGCTTCCTAATCTCCATTGGGAAAAATACCACCCATTTGGAAGGAATGAGAAACCCATAGTAAATCAGTTAGTTTTGGTTTGTATGGGTGACACTGTGTGAGCATcaagagaggttcttgattagccggggCATGAAAGGGTATgtgaagaaggcaggggagttgggatgagtggaagaattggaccagccatgattgactgtcggtgcagactcagtgggctgaatggcctacttctgctcctatatcttctggtcttatggtccagTGTTGTTCTGCCGTGCACTCGGGTAAGCTATGCTGGctccggaatgtgtggcaacatttgcTGGCCACCCCCAGCACAGCCTTAGATTTTATTTGTTGTTAATGCCTATGATACCtttactgtatgtttctatgtatgcctgataaataaatctgaatcttgaatcttgtccAGTTCATCTGAAGCCTTTTCTTTCAGCCATATTCTGTATGGGAGAAACAGGATACCGTGCACAAAAAATGGATGGAACAAACCTTCTTTGTTTTGTCAGAGTAAGTGATGAATAGACCTTCTTCTCACTTGGTTGCTATGTTTTAAACCATTTCGCTGTGAAACAATTGTAGAGAAAGTTTGATGTTGGCCTGTTAGGATAGTGGGGAGGAGAGATCTCTTCACTCAGACGCTTGTCAGACCGTGATGagcaaagttcgaagtaaacttattatcaaagtacatcaatgtcaccatatacaaccctgagttcattttctcatgggcattcacagtaaaatgagaaacacagcagaatcaatgaaagactgcacccaacagggtgggaaacaaccactgtgtaaaaagcaacagaattgcaaatacaaacaagaaatggaaacaaagaaataataatactaataataataaataagcaattaatatcgagaacatgagatgacgagtcattgaaagggagtccataggttgtgggaaagtCTCAGAAATGAGGatgagttatcccctctggtctaacagcctgatgattgaggggtagtaactgtttctgcaCCTGGTGGtgaggtcctgaggctcctgtaccttctttcttcattgtggtgggggtccctgttgTTGGATATTGCTCTCCAATCCATTATCTCGATTAATAATGGCAAGCATGTTGTAATCCTGCTTGAACTCCCTGTCAGCCTGTGTGGTCACTTTAAGGGAGCTATAGGCTTTGCACTGACATCTCTCTGAATGTTAACACTGTTGAGGGTGCTGCTATTAACTGTGTACTGCCCCTTTACATTTAAGTGGAAAACCACACTGTATATCAAGAGTTGATATTGTTCTAAAAATAGAGAGCCAGCTGATAGAAATGTGTCATGTCCAAGGCTCAGTCATTCTCAGCGCTAAACTGAACTGGCTCGGTGGCTGTCACTCCTGGATTGTTCTGAGGACTCGGAAGTTTAATGTCTAATAATCTGTGTGTTATTTGCTCGCTTTTTGCTGCTTGTGctatttgttcattttttgtaCATTAGGTGTCTGGTGTTTTCATTAAACTGGTTCCATGGTCAGTGTTTCCCCTAATTTGTAaggaccagtgtgcacaaaaatcttgtgctgtgcaatattttgcccagtgacaacaccatgtgcacactgaataatttcttcagtaaaaacagtataaataaaccaGTTATAAATGCTGTAGACAAATCTTCAGAAACTCCACGTTGACAGCACCATCAGCATCAGATagcggaaaaggaaatgtgattgtctGCAATCGTGAAATATACTCAACATGCCATTGTGGTAGAGGGTGACaaaccttttgtgtgcagtttaaattcctttgtgccctatagcaaaagatgtgtgtgcgcGCACAGGCGCACTCTTCAGAGGGAACATTGTCcttggtgtttctgtgtttcgtgactGCCTGCGGGAGGATGAAACTcaggttgtattctgtatacatactttgaaactTCGAGGCAGTGGGTGAGACATTGGACATCAAGAGAGTCCTGCCAAGTTGCATCTCTATCTGGTGTGGGAGCAGCTGTGCATCggactggaagtccctacaaaggactgtgggaATGGCTGAGAGGGTCGCAGGGGTCACCCTACCATCTATCGGGGGCTTTTATCAGGAGTGCTGAGtttgcagggcccttagtattatcaaggatcccacacatccatccagcatcctctttgacatttTACATCAGGAAGGGGTAattcataaaaacaagaatggtcaggatgggaaacagtttctcccCCAAGGCCACTGGGCTTCTGATCTCCCCACCATATCACATTCAAAGTGtgactggttaatctgttctttATCTTAAAATATCTAATTTATACCCATATGCaggattcatctgtagattttatccttactttcataagttattgtgtgttacatgtaccactgtgctttacaccctggttcggagaaatgttgtctcatttgacagaatacatgtatgtagttaaatagCATTAaacttgacctgacttgactttCTGAGCCTTTTGGCGTTGTCAAGGAGATGTGTTGGTGACCAAAATAGTTTTCCTGTGCTCCATATCCCTCTCAGAGTTTAACATCTAATCCCTGGGGCAGTAACTCGACAGAGAGACCGATGGGAGCTCCCACCAAAGACCCAGCAAATGAAGTGTGGGATTGAATTGTGGGGTGCAGGAGGGGTCCCTGCAGGGTGGGACCTCCCTCACCAGAACAACCAGCTCACTCCTCACTGGAGCCTCCACCTCACGATCACCGCTGGCATCCACTGCATCTGACTGCCTGAAGTGACCACTGGGAGTGACCGCTGAGAGTGACCAGTTGGAATAAACACTCGAACTGACCCTCATCAATCTGTTTGTTCTCAGTCAGGACGGACACTTGTCTCACCTCCCTGCTCACTCCTGCCTGTAACCACTGGTGATGACAGTTCCATTCTCTGTTTTACAGAAATAGAGTGTGACCATCCACTGCCAATCAGCAATGGCAGGGTTACTGTGGGAGAGGAGTGGACGTACGGGGCCGAGGCGATTTATTCCTGTGCCAAAGGATATACCTTGACTGGTCAAGAGACCATTTACTGCACGGATACCGGGACCTGGAGTCACCCACCTCCAAACTGTACAGGTGATGTAGCCCAGGTGTTGAATGGTGGCAACTGGTCACTGGTTGTGTGGGTGCTCTTGATGAAATCACCTGTGGGGACAGTCTAcgctgggtgggtgggtggagttCTGGAGTTTACCTGCAGAATTGACCTGGGATGGTCATTTTTCACAAGGTTCCTGCCAGTCGATGTTCAAATTTCACCCAGTTcatccatttggagtactgtgctcagttctggtcgcctcactacaggaaggatgtggaagccatagaaaggatgcagaggagatttacaaggatgttgcctggattggagagcatgccttatgagaataggttgagtgaactcggccttttatgcttggagcgacagaggatgagaggtgacctgacagaggtatataagatgatgagaggcattgatcgtgtggatagtcagaggctttttcccagggctgaaatggttgccacaggaggacacaggtttaaggtgctggggagtagtgtCATAGGAggtgtcgggtaagttttttactcagagagtggtgagtgcgtggaatgggctgccggcaacggtggtggatgcggatacgataaggtcttttaagaggcttttagataggtacatggagcttagtaaaatagagggctataggtaagcctaataatttctaaggtagggatgtgttcggcacaactttgtgggctgaatggcctgtattgtgctgtaggttttctatgtttctatgtttcactcAGCCTgtgacatttcaaagttcaaagtaaatttaattatcagtatagatatatgtcaccatatataaccctgagattcattttcctgtgggtatactcaacaactctatagaatagtaactataacaggatcaatgaaagatcaaccagagtgcagtagacaacaaattgtgcaaatacaaatataagtaaatagcaataaataacgagaacatgagataatgagataaggaGTCCTTAAAATGTGAGCATTagatgtgggaacatttcaaggatggaacaagtgagtgtagttatccccttctaTCCAAGagtctaatggttgaggggtcataactgttcttgaacctggaggtgcgagtcctgaggctcttgtacattctacctagtggcagcagtgagaagagaacatgacctgcgtggtggggatctctgatgatggatactgcttttctacaacagtgtttcatgtaaagTAGATGCATTTAATGGTTAGGAGGGATATACCTGTGATTTATTGGGCCAAATAcaccaccttttgtaggattttccattcaaaggcattagtgtttccatactagacagcgttacaaccagtcaatatactctccactacacatctatagaagttagtcaaattatagacaatagacagtaggtgcaggagtaggccattcagcccttctagccagcactgccattcactgtgatcatggctgatcatacacaatcagtaccctgttcctgtcctctccccatatcccttgaccccgctatctataagagctctatctaactctctcttgaaagcatccagagacttggcctccactgccttctggggcagagcattccacatatccaccactctctgggtgaaaaagtttttccgcatctctgttctaaatggcctaccccttattcttaaactgtggcctctagttctggactcacccatcagcgggaacatgcttcctgcctccagcatgtccaatcccttaataatcgtatatgtttcaatcagatcccctttcattcttctaaattccagtgtatacaagcccagtcgctccaatctttcaacataggacattcccgccattccgggaattaaccttgtgaacctatgctgcactccctcaatagcaaaaatgtccttccgcaaatttggagaccaaaactgtacacagtactccaggtggggtctcaccagggtcctgtacagctgcagaaggacctctttactcctatactcaattcctcttgttataaaggccagcatgccattagctttcttcactgcctgctgtacctgcatgcttgctttcattgactgatgtacaagaacacctagatctcgttgtacttccccttttcctaacttgactccatttagatagtaatctgcctttctgttcgtaccaccgaagtggataacctcacatttatcgacattaaactgcatctgccatacactcGCCccctcacctagcctgtccaagtcaccctgcattctcataacatcctcctgacgtttcacactgccacccagctttgtgtcatcggcaaatttgctaatgttacttttaatcccttcatctaaatcattaatgtatattgtaaacagctacggtcccagcactg
The genomic region above belongs to Hemitrygon akajei chromosome 27, sHemAka1.3, whole genome shotgun sequence and contains:
- the LOC140717385 gene encoding zona pellucida sperm-binding protein 3 receptor-like isoform X3, translated to MVMVFLFCAANDCGTPPDVENANYTVSGYTVGNWTYYTCDNGHILYGRNRIPCTKNGWNKPSLFCQKIECDHPLPISNGRVTVGEEWTYGAEAIYSCAKGYTLTGQETIYCTDTGTWSHPPPNCTANNCGTPPDMENATYTVSDDTIGKWAFYSCDKGKIHPDPAPHSGRLVAQ
- the LOC140717385 gene encoding zona pellucida sperm-binding protein 3 receptor-like isoform X5, translated to MKPFLVAMLLSALVGGSQANDCGTPPDVENANYTVSGYTVGNWTYYTCDNGHILYGRNRIPCTKNGWNKPSLFCQKIECDHPLPISNGRVTVGEEWTYGAEAIYSCAKGYTLTGQETIYCTDTGTWSHPPPNCTANNCGTPPDMENATYTVSDDTIGKWAFYSCDKG
- the LOC140717385 gene encoding zona pellucida sperm-binding protein 3 receptor-like isoform X1; translation: MKPFLVAMLLSALVGGSQANDCGTPPDVENANYTVSGYTVGNWTYYTCDNGHILYGRNRIPCTKNGWNKPSLFCQKIECDHPLPISNGRVTVGEEWTYGAEAIYSCAKGYTLTGQETIYCTDTGTWSHPPPNCTANNCGTPPDMENATYTVSDDTIGKWAFYSCDKGKIHPDPAPHSGRLVAQ
- the LOC140717385 gene encoding zona pellucida sperm-binding protein 3 receptor-like isoform X4, with the translated sequence MGSGHHYGTANDCGTPPDVENANYTVSGYTVGNWTYYTCDNGHILYGRNRIPCTKNGWNKPSLFCQKIECDHPLPISNGRVTVGEEWTYGAEAIYSCAKGYTLTGQETIYCTDTGTWSHPPPNCTANNCGTPPDMENATYTVSDDTIGKWAFYSCDKGKIHPDPAPHSGRLVAQ
- the LOC140717385 gene encoding zona pellucida sperm-binding protein 3 receptor-like isoform X2, whose product is MKPFLVAMLLSALVGGSQANDCGTPPDVENANYTVSGYTVGNWTYYTCDNGHILYGRNRIPCTKNGWNKPSLFCQKIECDHPLPISNGRVTVGEEWTYGAEAIYSCAKGYTLTGQETIYCTDTGTWSHPPPNCTANNCGTPPDMENATYTVSDDTIGKWAFYSCDKGCYRVTLNDEEADSLR